Proteins co-encoded in one Capnocytophaga ochracea DSM 7271 genomic window:
- a CDS encoding peptidylprolyl isomerase: MRRLNFIALLSAMFVFFSCNSQKKAYKDLGDGLFADIETTQGNIIVKLNYKETPVTVANFVTLAEGKNTFVKAEYKGKPFYNGTIFHRVIKDFMIQGGDPTGTGMGEPGYRFEDEIVPTLRHDKKGTLSMANAGPATNGSQFFITQVPTPHLDGRHTVFGETVKGLEVIDAIANTKTVMNDKPEKDIKINKITIIANGKDAKSFNAVKVFEDYFKEINKREREKEAKTKAAAAKFLEEVKVQEPQAKALPSGVKIFKLVDGKGKQPNHTHQVMVNYAGYLKNGTLFDSNVKEIEEAYGKYNSLREQQGGYQAFPMPYNTSAQLIPGFRDALLTMKVGDKIRVFIPAALGYGERGAGDVIPPNSDLIFDIEITDIAK; this comes from the coding sequence ATGAGACGACTCAATTTTATCGCATTGCTTTCTGCAATGTTTGTATTTTTCAGTTGCAATTCGCAAAAGAAAGCCTATAAAGATTTAGGCGATGGCTTATTTGCGGATATTGAAACTACTCAAGGAAATATTATTGTAAAACTAAACTACAAAGAAACTCCTGTAACAGTAGCCAACTTTGTTACTTTGGCAGAAGGTAAAAACACTTTTGTAAAAGCTGAATACAAAGGTAAACCATTTTACAACGGAACAATTTTCCACCGAGTAATCAAGGATTTTATGATACAAGGAGGTGACCCTACCGGCACCGGAATGGGAGAACCCGGTTATCGATTTGAAGATGAGATAGTGCCTACTTTAAGACACGATAAAAAAGGAACCTTGTCAATGGCAAACGCAGGACCAGCTACCAATGGCAGTCAGTTTTTTATTACCCAAGTGCCTACTCCTCATTTAGATGGTCGCCACACAGTATTCGGCGAAACGGTGAAAGGTTTAGAAGTAATAGATGCTATTGCTAATACTAAAACAGTAATGAACGACAAGCCTGAAAAGGATATCAAAATCAATAAGATTACTATTATTGCTAATGGTAAAGATGCTAAAAGTTTCAATGCTGTAAAAGTTTTTGAAGATTACTTCAAAGAAATTAACAAGAGAGAGCGAGAAAAAGAAGCTAAGACGAAAGCCGCTGCAGCTAAGTTCTTAGAAGAAGTAAAAGTACAGGAACCACAAGCTAAAGCACTTCCTTCAGGAGTAAAAATCTTTAAGTTAGTTGATGGCAAAGGCAAACAACCTAATCACACACATCAAGTAATGGTAAACTACGCAGGTTATTTGAAAAACGGAACCCTTTTCGATTCTAACGTAAAAGAAATTGAAGAGGCTTACGGTAAGTACAACTCATTACGTGAACAACAAGGAGGATACCAAGCCTTCCCTATGCCTTATAACACTTCTGCGCAACTTATACCAGGTTTCAGAGATGCTTTGCTTACAATGAAAGTAGGTGATAAAATACGCGTATTTATTCCTGCTGCTTTAGGATATGGCGAAAGAGGTGCTGGCGATGTGATTCCACCTAATAGCGACCTTATTTTCGATATTGAAATTACAGATATAGCTAAATAA
- the gldI gene encoding gliding motility-associated peptidyl-prolyl isomerase GldI, producing MNILKKIAIIMVAGIVFISCADRQARHPVTKKTSTFLKESAKKNKALLASEEALIDSIIKKDTLHTFIDSQHGFKFYYLNQNPNADYTAQFGDIVTYDYSLSDLQGNELYQEKPDGDYKYNVDKEEVFQGLRSALKLLKEKESGVFFFPSSVAYGYRGDKDKITFNQPIIAKIEVFKIEKNKEKIEPRPE from the coding sequence ATGAATATACTCAAAAAAATAGCAATAATAATGGTTGCTGGCATAGTTTTCATAAGCTGTGCCGACCGACAAGCACGCCACCCTGTAACCAAGAAAACAAGTACCTTTTTAAAGGAATCGGCTAAGAAAAACAAAGCGCTATTAGCTTCAGAAGAAGCTCTTATTGATTCTATTATCAAAAAAGATACGCTCCACACCTTTATAGATTCACAACACGGTTTTAAATTCTATTACCTAAACCAAAATCCTAATGCTGACTACACAGCACAGTTTGGCGATATCGTGACCTATGATTACAGTCTTTCGGATTTGCAAGGTAATGAACTCTACCAAGAGAAACCTGATGGTGATTATAAGTATAATGTAGATAAAGAAGAGGTATTCCAAGGGTTACGTTCAGCACTAAAATTGCTAAAAGAGAAAGAAAGTGGTGTTTTCTTTTTCCCCTCGAGCGTAGCCTATGGTTATCGTGGTGATAAAGATAAAATAACTTTCAACCAGCCTATTATTGCCAAGATAGAGGTTTTTAAAATTGAAAAGAACAAAGAGAAAATAGAACCACGACCTGAATAA
- a CDS encoding DHH family phosphoesterase yields MNIYDIENVKLLLKKQLKISIIPHKSPDGDAIGSCLGLYLYLKQLHQDVTVVSPNDFPDYLKWLPSADEILIYDNAPEKAKKQIENSTLIFTLDFNSLKRADGLTPLLENSAATFVMIDHHQAPEAYAKVTFSNPNASSTCAMVYSFIDAMGDKNQIDREIATCLYTGIMTDTGNFKYPTTTSNTLKIAAFLIEKGAKNSQINSNVFDNNSFNKLQLLSVVLKNMTYLKEYDTAYTTLSSEELQQYDCQKGDTDGFVNYGLTIKNTKLAVIFIQEGDFIKMSLRSKGNNDVNLFARKYFNGGGHINAAGGRFNGTMEEAVTYFKQVLPDFIHKNI; encoded by the coding sequence ATGAATATATATGATATAGAAAACGTTAAGCTACTACTTAAAAAACAGTTGAAAATAAGTATTATTCCTCACAAAAGCCCTGATGGAGATGCCATAGGGAGTTGCTTGGGACTATACTTGTATTTAAAGCAATTGCACCAAGATGTAACGGTGGTGTCGCCCAATGATTTTCCTGATTATTTAAAATGGTTACCCTCAGCCGATGAGATTCTCATCTATGACAATGCTCCTGAAAAGGCAAAAAAACAAATAGAAAACTCTACGCTCATCTTTACGCTTGATTTCAATTCGCTTAAACGCGCTGATGGGCTCACACCTTTATTAGAAAACTCGGCAGCTACATTTGTGATGATTGACCATCATCAAGCACCTGAGGCTTATGCCAAAGTAACTTTCTCTAACCCCAATGCCAGCTCTACCTGCGCAATGGTATATTCGTTTATTGATGCAATGGGCGATAAAAACCAAATAGATAGAGAAATAGCTACTTGTTTGTACACAGGAATAATGACCGATACGGGAAATTTTAAATACCCCACCACTACTAGCAATACGCTAAAAATAGCTGCTTTTCTTATCGAAAAAGGAGCTAAAAACAGTCAGATTAACAGTAATGTGTTTGATAATAATTCATTTAACAAATTGCAATTACTGAGTGTAGTTCTGAAAAATATGACGTATTTAAAAGAGTACGACACGGCTTACACAACGCTTAGTTCCGAAGAACTACAACAATATGACTGCCAAAAAGGAGATACTGACGGTTTCGTAAATTATGGGCTTACCATTAAGAACACCAAGCTGGCAGTAATCTTCATTCAAGAAGGCGATTTTATAAAAATGTCATTGCGTTCCAAAGGTAATAACGATGTAAATCTGTTTGCACGCAAATATTTCAATGGCGGAGGGCACATCAATGCTGCAGGAGGTAGATTTAACGGTACAATGGAAGAAGCAGTAACTTATTTTAAACAAGTTTTGCCAGATTTTATTCACAAGAATATTTAA
- the dnaK gene encoding molecular chaperone DnaK encodes MSKIIGIDLGTTNSCVSVMEGNDPVVITNAEGKRTTPSVVAFTEGGEIKVGDAAKRQAVTNPKNTVYSIKRFMGNKFSELEKEIARVPYKVVRGDNDTPRVDIDGRLYTPQEISAMILQKMKKTAEDFLGQPVTSAVITVPAYFNDAQRQATKEAGEIAGLKVERIINEPTAAALAYGLDKDHSDHKIVVFDFGGGTHDVSILELGDGVFEVLATDGDTHLGGDDVDEKIINWLAEEFEKEEQIDLRKDPMALQRLKEAAEKAKIELSSTTETEINLPYITATASGPKHLVRKLSRAKFEQLIDDLVKRTIEPCKKALENAGLSVSDINEVILVGGSTRIPAVQEAVEKFFGKKPNKSVNPDEVVAIGAAIQGGVLTGDVKDVLLLDVTPLSLGIETMGGVMTKLIEANTTIPTKKSQVFSTAADNQPSVEIHVLQGERPMANDNKTIGRFHLDDIPPAPRGVPQIEVTFDIDANGIINVSATDKGTGKSHNIRIEASSGLSKEDIEKMKREAEANAEADKKAKEKVDKLNEADAMIFQTEKQLKEFGDKIPSDKKGAIETALSELKTAYDGKDLSSIETALGKINTAWQQASEDIYKAQQGGGSSTAQEQPNTGGAQDVNTDNVQDVDFEEVK; translated from the coding sequence ATGAGTAAGATTATAGGTATTGACTTAGGAACCACAAACTCTTGTGTTTCTGTAATGGAAGGTAATGACCCCGTGGTGATTACCAATGCCGAAGGTAAACGCACAACCCCTTCAGTGGTAGCTTTTACCGAAGGTGGCGAAATAAAAGTAGGTGACGCTGCTAAACGTCAGGCAGTTACCAACCCTAAAAACACGGTATATTCTATCAAGCGTTTTATGGGGAACAAGTTTTCTGAATTGGAAAAAGAAATCGCTCGTGTACCTTATAAAGTAGTACGTGGCGACAACGATACTCCTCGTGTGGACATAGACGGACGTTTGTATACTCCACAAGAAATCTCAGCTATGATTCTTCAAAAAATGAAGAAAACTGCAGAAGACTTCTTAGGACAACCCGTAACAAGCGCGGTAATTACTGTACCAGCTTACTTTAACGACGCTCAACGTCAAGCTACTAAAGAAGCAGGTGAAATCGCAGGATTGAAAGTAGAACGTATCATCAACGAACCTACTGCCGCTGCATTGGCTTATGGTTTGGATAAAGACCATAGCGACCATAAGATTGTTGTATTCGACTTTGGTGGTGGTACTCACGATGTGTCTATCTTGGAACTTGGCGACGGCGTGTTTGAAGTACTCGCTACTGATGGTGATACCCACTTAGGAGGTGATGATGTAGATGAAAAAATTATCAACTGGCTTGCTGAAGAGTTTGAAAAAGAAGAACAAATCGACCTTCGTAAAGACCCTATGGCGTTGCAACGTCTTAAAGAAGCTGCTGAAAAGGCTAAGATTGAACTTTCTTCAACTACTGAAACCGAAATCAACTTGCCTTATATCACTGCTACAGCTTCAGGTCCTAAACACTTGGTGCGCAAGCTCAGCCGTGCTAAATTTGAACAACTCATCGACGACCTAGTAAAACGCACAATTGAACCTTGCAAAAAAGCGTTAGAAAATGCAGGTCTCAGCGTAAGTGATATCAACGAAGTAATCTTAGTAGGTGGTTCTACTCGTATTCCTGCCGTACAAGAAGCCGTTGAAAAATTCTTTGGCAAAAAACCTAATAAGAGCGTAAACCCTGATGAGGTAGTAGCCATTGGAGCCGCTATTCAAGGGGGCGTACTTACTGGTGATGTGAAAGATGTATTGCTTCTGGACGTTACTCCTCTTTCTTTGGGTATCGAAACTATGGGAGGTGTGATGACTAAACTGATAGAAGCCAATACCACTATCCCTACTAAGAAATCGCAAGTGTTCTCAACTGCTGCCGACAATCAGCCGAGTGTGGAAATTCACGTATTGCAAGGTGAAAGACCTATGGCAAACGACAACAAGACTATCGGTCGTTTCCACTTAGATGACATTCCACCTGCCCCACGTGGCGTACCACAAATTGAGGTTACCTTCGATATCGATGCTAACGGTATCATTAACGTATCGGCAACTGATAAAGGTACAGGCAAGTCTCACAATATCCGTATAGAAGCGTCTTCTGGACTTTCAAAAGAAGATATCGAGAAGATGAAACGCGAAGCCGAAGCCAATGCCGAAGCTGATAAGAAAGCCAAAGAAAAAGTAGATAAGCTCAACGAAGCTGACGCGATGATATTTCAAACTGAAAAACAACTCAAAGAGTTTGGCGATAAAATCCCATCCGACAAGAAAGGCGCTATTGAGACTGCTCTTAGCGAACTTAAAACAGCTTACGACGGCAAAGACCTCAGCTCTATTGAGACTGCTTTGGGCAAAATCAATACTGCTTGGCAACAAGCCTCTGAGGACATCTACAAAGCCCAACAGGGAGGCGGTAGCTCTACCGCACAAGAGCAACCTAACACTGGTGGGGCACAAGACGTCAATACAGACAACGTTCAAGACGTAGATTTCGAAGAAGTAAAATAG
- the clpB gene encoding ATP-dependent chaperone ClpB has protein sequence MNFNNFTIKAQEAVQTAQQIAQQYGHQELQNEHFFKAIEQVDENVLPFLFKKLNINREQLNKQLETALQGFAKVSGGDMGLSREANTMLNEAANIAKKWNDEYVSLEHLILAIFKSNSKIAQALKNQGVSEKELEKAIQELRKGERVTSASAEDTYNSLNKYAKNLNQLADSGKLDPVIGRDEEIRRVLQILSRRTKNNPMLVGEPGVGKTAIAEGLAHRIVKGDVPENLKDKVIYSLDMGALIAGAKYKGEFEERLKSVVKEVTSSDGNIILFIDEIHTLVGAGGGEGAMDAANILKPALARGELRAIGATTLDEYQKYFEKDKALERRFQKVMVDEPDTESAISILRGIKEKYETHHKVRIKDEAIIAAVELSERYITNRFLPDKAIDLMDEAAAKLRMEINSKPEELDVLDRKIMQLEIEIEAIKREKDEDKLKMLYVDLANLKEERNAINAKWQSEKSVIDEVQTTKEAIEKYRLEADRAEREGDYGKVAELRYGKIKEAEDKLVELQKNLDSKSHENALVKEEVTAEDIAEVVAKWTGIPVAKMLQGEREKLLNLEKELHRRVVGQEEAIEAVSDAIRRSRAGLQDPRRPIGSFLFLGTTGVGKTELAKALAEYLFDDENAMTRIDMSEYQEKHAVSRLVGAPPGYVGYDEGGQLTEAVRRRPYSVILLDEIEKAHPDTFNILLQVLDEGRLTDNKGRTADFKNTIIIMTSNMGSHIIQETFEKYPKDTERAIDESRDEVLQLLKQTVRPEFLNRIDDIIMFTPLNAKDIRSIVRLQLQSVFRMVAKEGILLDATDEAIDYLAQKGFDPQFGARPVKRIIQKEVLNKLSKEILSGTVQRDAVILLDAFDNQLVFRNQTSEDKK, from the coding sequence ATGAATTTTAATAACTTTACTATCAAAGCGCAAGAAGCGGTACAAACCGCTCAGCAAATAGCCCAGCAGTACGGGCACCAGGAATTGCAAAACGAACATTTCTTCAAAGCTATTGAGCAGGTAGATGAGAACGTATTGCCTTTCCTATTCAAAAAATTGAATATCAACCGCGAGCAATTAAATAAACAATTAGAAACTGCTCTGCAAGGCTTTGCCAAAGTCAGCGGTGGCGATATGGGGCTCTCACGCGAAGCAAACACTATGCTCAACGAAGCCGCTAACATCGCTAAAAAATGGAATGACGAATATGTATCCTTAGAACACCTTATATTGGCTATCTTCAAATCAAACAGTAAAATCGCCCAAGCCCTCAAAAACCAAGGCGTGAGTGAAAAAGAGTTGGAGAAAGCCATTCAAGAATTGCGCAAAGGCGAACGCGTAACTTCGGCTTCAGCTGAAGATACTTATAATTCGCTCAACAAATACGCCAAAAACCTCAATCAGTTAGCTGATAGCGGGAAACTCGACCCTGTGATTGGTCGTGATGAGGAAATACGTCGTGTATTGCAAATTCTTTCACGCCGTACCAAGAACAACCCTATGTTGGTAGGTGAACCTGGGGTAGGTAAAACGGCTATAGCCGAAGGCTTAGCGCACCGTATTGTGAAAGGTGACGTACCTGAAAACCTAAAAGACAAGGTTATTTACTCTCTCGATATGGGTGCCCTTATCGCAGGTGCGAAGTACAAAGGTGAGTTTGAAGAACGACTCAAATCAGTAGTGAAAGAGGTTACCTCATCCGATGGCAATATCATTCTGTTTATAGATGAAATTCACACCCTTGTGGGAGCAGGAGGAGGCGAAGGTGCTATGGACGCTGCTAATATATTAAAACCTGCCTTAGCTCGTGGTGAACTCCGTGCCATTGGTGCCACTACTCTCGATGAGTACCAAAAGTACTTTGAGAAAGACAAAGCTCTCGAACGTCGTTTTCAAAAGGTAATGGTAGATGAACCAGATACCGAAAGTGCAATTTCTATCCTTCGGGGTATCAAAGAAAAGTACGAAACCCACCACAAAGTACGTATCAAAGACGAGGCGATTATCGCGGCAGTAGAACTTTCTGAACGCTATATCACTAATCGTTTCTTACCCGATAAGGCAATAGACCTAATGGACGAGGCAGCTGCCAAGCTCCGTATGGAAATCAATTCTAAACCCGAAGAGTTAGACGTACTCGACCGTAAGATAATGCAACTCGAAATAGAAATTGAGGCTATCAAACGTGAAAAAGACGAAGATAAGCTCAAAATGCTATATGTAGATTTGGCAAATCTTAAAGAAGAACGTAACGCTATCAATGCTAAATGGCAGAGTGAAAAAAGCGTAATTGATGAAGTACAAACCACTAAGGAAGCTATTGAGAAATACCGTTTGGAAGCCGATAGAGCTGAACGTGAAGGCGACTATGGTAAAGTAGCCGAATTGCGCTATGGAAAAATCAAAGAAGCGGAAGACAAGTTAGTGGAATTGCAAAAGAATTTAGACAGCAAATCACACGAAAATGCTCTTGTAAAAGAAGAAGTAACCGCCGAAGACATCGCTGAAGTAGTAGCAAAATGGACTGGTATACCTGTAGCTAAAATGTTACAAGGCGAACGCGAAAAACTCTTAAACTTAGAGAAAGAATTGCACCGCCGTGTAGTAGGTCAAGAAGAAGCCATCGAGGCAGTTTCCGATGCCATACGCCGTAGTCGTGCTGGTTTGCAAGACCCACGTCGTCCTATAGGTTCATTCCTTTTCTTAGGAACTACGGGGGTAGGTAAAACCGAACTTGCCAAAGCCTTAGCCGAATATCTATTCGACGATGAAAATGCAATGACGCGTATCGATATGAGCGAATACCAAGAGAAACACGCTGTGAGCCGATTGGTAGGTGCGCCTCCAGGATATGTAGGATATGACGAAGGTGGTCAACTTACTGAAGCTGTGCGTCGCCGTCCGTATTCTGTAATCCTTTTGGATGAAATTGAAAAAGCTCACCCCGATACATTCAACATCTTGTTGCAAGTACTCGACGAAGGTCGTCTTACTGACAATAAAGGTCGTACTGCCGACTTTAAGAATACGATTATCATTATGACCTCTAATATGGGTAGCCATATCATTCAGGAAACTTTTGAAAAATATCCTAAGGATACCGAGCGCGCTATCGACGAGTCACGTGACGAGGTGTTACAACTCCTCAAACAAACTGTACGCCCTGAGTTTTTGAACCGTATAGACGACATTATAATGTTCACACCGCTCAACGCCAAGGATATCCGTAGCATTGTGCGTTTGCAATTGCAATCAGTGTTCCGTATGGTTGCCAAAGAAGGTATCTTGCTCGATGCTACCGATGAGGCTATTGATTACTTAGCACAAAAAGGTTTTGACCCTCAGTTTGGTGCTCGTCCAGTGAAACGTATCATTCAGAAAGAAGTGCTTAACAAGCTTTCTAAAGAAATTTTGAGTGGCACAGTACAACGCGATGCTGTCATCTTATTAGATGCTTTTGATAACCAATTGGTATTTAGAAATCAAACATCAGAAGATAAAAAATAG